A DNA window from Candidatus Thorarchaeota archaeon contains the following coding sequences:
- a CDS encoding 4Fe-4S binding protein, protein MSTVRTPIVPKPPRTRERVLVILQEQCKQCGLCVEFCPKNVLCLDTTKYNRRGYHPVKACDYEACVNCEFCERICPDMAIFLADRDEAEAAWKSGSVEQNTLIPEFMSQTHTATEEKQ, encoded by the coding sequence ACAGTTCGAACACCAATAGTGCCGAAGCCACCACGAACAAGGGAAAGGGTGTTAGTCATACTCCAGGAGCAGTGCAAGCAGTGCGGCTTGTGCGTCGAGTTCTGTCCGAAGAACGTGCTGTGTCTTGACACCACCAAGTACAACAGAAGGGGATACCACCCAGTCAAGGCCTGCGACTACGAGGCATGTGTGAACTGCGAGTTCTGCGAGAGGATCTGTCCAGATATGGCAATCTTTCTGGCGGATAGGGACGAGGCCGAAGCAGCGTGGAAGTCAGGGAGTGTGGAGCAGAACACTCTAATCCCCGAGTTCATGTCCCAGACTCATACCGCTACGGAGGAGAAGCAGTGA